Proteins from a genomic interval of Micromonospora sp. NBC_00389:
- a CDS encoding histidine phosphatase family protein, which yields MAELATLWIIRHGESTANVAATRAEASGEELIGLTHRDADVPLSPIGEEQARATGRWLAGLPPDRRPDVAVVSPYLRAVSTAELALHGTEVPVSRDERLRDRELGILDGLTAHGMQRRFPDEAERRVRLGKFYYRPPGGESWTDVALRLRTLLGDLRRDHAGKRVLLFGHDALVFLLRYLVEGLTEPELMALTRECVITNCSITDWSDDGQGRLILGGFNEVGHLRQQGAEPTREDEVHAEPV from the coding sequence ATGGCGGAACTGGCGACGCTCTGGATCATCCGGCACGGGGAGAGCACCGCGAACGTGGCGGCGACCCGGGCCGAGGCGTCGGGCGAAGAACTGATCGGGCTCACCCATCGGGACGCGGACGTGCCGCTCTCCCCCATCGGCGAGGAGCAGGCCCGGGCCACCGGCCGCTGGCTCGCCGGGCTGCCCCCGGACCGGCGCCCGGACGTGGCGGTGGTCTCGCCGTACCTGCGGGCGGTCTCCACCGCCGAGCTGGCGCTGCACGGCACGGAGGTGCCGGTGAGCCGCGACGAACGGCTGCGCGACCGTGAGCTGGGCATCCTCGACGGCCTGACCGCTCACGGGATGCAGCGACGGTTTCCGGACGAGGCCGAACGGCGGGTCCGGCTCGGCAAGTTCTACTACCGGCCGCCCGGCGGAGAGTCGTGGACCGATGTGGCGCTGCGGCTGCGGACGCTCCTCGGCGACCTGCGCCGGGACCACGCGGGCAAGCGGGTGCTGCTGTTCGGCCACGACGCGCTGGTCTTCCTGCTGCGCTACCTGGTGGAGGGGCTGACCGAGCCGGAGCTGATGGCGCTGACCCGGGAGTGCGTGATCACCAACTGCTCGATCACCGACTGGTCCGACGACGGGCAGGGCCGGCTGATCCTGGGCGGGTTCAACGAGGTCGGCCACCTGCGTCAGCAGGGCGCCGAGCCGACCAGGGAGGACGAGGTCCATGCCGAGCCGGTCTGA
- a CDS encoding glycine hydroxymethyltransferase has translation MSRNAESTAFRSALEVIRAVEPRVADAIGAELTDQRESLKLIASENYASPATLLAMGNWFSDKYAEGTVGRRFYAGCQNVDTVEALAAEHARELFGAAHAYVQPHSGIDANLVAFWAVLADRVESPALKKAQVRQVNDLTEADWFALRRELGNQRMLGMSLDAGGHLTHGFRPNISGKMFDQRSYGTDPATGLIDYDRVAEAAREFKPLILVGGYSAYPRKVNFRILREIADSVGATFMVDMAHFAGLVAGKVFTGDFDPVPHAHIVTTTTHKSLRGPRGGMVLCQPELADQVDRGCPMVLGGPLPHVMAAKAVALAEARRPDFADYAQRIVDNSRALAEGLLRRGAKLVTGGTDNHLVLIDVSGYGLTGRQAEQALLDSGIVTNRNSVPQDPNGAWYTSGIRIGTPALTTRGLGTAEMDQTAELMHTVLTATTAGANADGTPSKAKYALDPALADKIARQATDLLAPFPLYPAIDLA, from the coding sequence ATGTCGCGCAACGCCGAGTCCACCGCATTCCGGAGTGCCCTTGAGGTGATCCGGGCCGTCGAGCCGCGGGTGGCCGACGCCATCGGCGCCGAGCTGACCGATCAGCGGGAGTCTCTCAAGCTCATCGCCAGCGAGAACTACGCCTCCCCGGCGACCCTGCTGGCGATGGGCAACTGGTTCAGCGACAAGTACGCCGAGGGCACGGTCGGGCGTCGCTTCTACGCCGGCTGCCAGAACGTCGACACCGTCGAGGCGCTCGCCGCCGAGCACGCCCGTGAGCTGTTCGGCGCCGCGCACGCGTACGTGCAGCCGCACTCGGGCATCGACGCCAACCTGGTGGCGTTCTGGGCGGTGCTGGCCGACAGGGTGGAGTCCCCCGCGCTGAAGAAGGCGCAGGTACGGCAGGTCAACGACCTCACCGAGGCCGACTGGTTCGCGCTGCGCCGCGAGTTGGGCAACCAGCGGATGCTCGGCATGTCGCTGGACGCCGGCGGCCACCTCACCCACGGCTTCCGGCCGAACATCTCCGGCAAGATGTTCGACCAGCGCAGCTACGGCACCGACCCGGCGACCGGTCTGATCGACTACGACCGGGTGGCCGAGGCGGCCCGCGAGTTCAAGCCGCTGATCCTGGTCGGCGGCTACTCCGCGTACCCCCGGAAGGTGAACTTCCGGATCCTGCGGGAGATCGCCGACTCGGTCGGCGCCACGTTCATGGTCGACATGGCGCACTTCGCCGGACTGGTGGCGGGCAAGGTCTTCACCGGCGACTTCGACCCGGTGCCACACGCGCACATCGTCACCACCACCACCCACAAGTCGCTGCGCGGCCCGCGCGGCGGCATGGTGCTCTGCCAGCCGGAGCTGGCCGACCAGGTGGACCGGGGCTGCCCGATGGTGCTCGGTGGGCCGCTGCCGCACGTGATGGCCGCCAAGGCGGTCGCGCTGGCCGAGGCCCGCCGCCCCGACTTCGCCGACTACGCCCAGCGGATCGTGGACAACTCGCGGGCCCTCGCGGAGGGGCTGCTGCGCCGGGGCGCGAAGCTCGTCACCGGCGGCACCGACAACCACCTGGTGCTGATCGACGTGTCCGGCTACGGGCTCACCGGCCGGCAGGCCGAGCAGGCTCTGCTGGATTCGGGCATCGTCACCAACCGCAACTCGGTCCCGCAGGACCCGAACGGGGCCTGGTACACCTCGGGCATCCGGATCGGCACCCCGGCGCTGACCACCCGGGGGCTGGGCACCGCCGAGATGGACCAGACCGCGGAGCTGATGCACACCGTGCTCACCGCGACCACGGCCGGCGCCAACGCCGACGGCACCCCCTCGAAGGCCAAGTACGCCCTCGACCCCGCCCTGGCCGACAAGATCGCCCGCCAGGCCACCGACCTGCTGGCCCCGTTCCCGCTCTACCCCGCCATCGACCTGGCCTGA